From the genome of Syngnathoides biaculeatus isolate LvHL_M chromosome 15, ASM1980259v1, whole genome shotgun sequence:
attcaaaGGGTATGGATACTTTTTGAAGGCACCATATTAAACGCCTCACATTTTATAGATACCTGGTACTCTCAGTTGAATATATAAATGCTTCATATTTGAGGAAACGCTATCATGGTCGgttctgtatttttttagtttttacgtTTTCCCGTGTTCCATGTCTCATGGGTTGATTGTTATTTGTGTCCACCTTGTGTTAACCAATCATCTCCCTCCAACcacttgtccaggtgttcctcgtCACTGTGTGTATTTAGCTCCCTCGTTTCTTTCACGTCTTGTCAGTCCATTGTTTGTGTGCACATCTTTGTCAGGTCAGTTTTAACACCAGTCATGTTTTGTTCCCAGGAGTAGCTTTATATTAATGTTCTGTTGTTACTTTTAGTTATCTTTTCTTGAAAGTTAAATGATTTTGTGGCCCGTGCACTACCCCCTTGCCTCCCTGAACTTGGGTCCTCCCCACCGTGACAAATTCAGCTCAAGACTTTAAGGACCTTGGCCAGCTTCTCTCCTCTGAAGTTGAGGGTGACCGACTCCGTGTTGCGAGGGTTGTGGACTTCGATGTGAACCTTGTCATTGTCCTCGTACTCTCTGATCAGCGCCGCCTTCAGACGTCCCATCTCGTTCTGCTCGCCGTGGACCAAGATCTGCGGGGGTGATGAGAGGCCATTTTCAACCAAGCCGTGGACCCTTACTGGATATGCACACTGAGATGGTACTGTATATCCAGGTATATTTCAGTACATTTCAGTATTGTGCTAAACGTTTAGTTCTCTTAACATGGTAAAACTATAAAttcaaagcacttttttttaacttattatAGATTTCAGATGACAAAACCCACAAACCCATGTCATCAAATTCATATATTGTAGATAAGAAACGGTAAAAATGATCTTGAAAACAGATTTAGGGATTAGGCTTTCTGCAAAGAACTATCCTATCTGTAAGAAAGGGggacaaaaggatctctacaggttggcggGATAAAGagaggaaggatgtgcagcaagtaaaggtgattaaggatagcgatggaaatatgttgactggtgccagtagtgtgctaagtagatggaaagagtactttgagaagttaatgaatgaagagaatgggagagaaggtagagttgaagaggcaagcgtgaatgaccaggaagtgcacaatgattagtaagggggaagttggaaaaaaaatggaaagacagtttgtcctgatgacataccagtggaggtatggaagcaatttggtgaggtggctgtggagtttttgaccaaattattcaacagaatactagcacgagagaagatgccagaagattGGTGGGagaagtgtgctagttcccatttttaagaacaaaggcgatgttcagagctgtagaaactatagaggaataaagaggagccacataatgaagttatgggaaagagtagtggacgctagactcaggacagaagtatctgtgagcaacggTATGGTTTTACGCATTGAAAGAGAACCATAGAtacatttgccttgaggatgcgagtggaaaagtacagagaaggtcagaaggagctacattgtgtctttgtcgatctagagaaagccatgACAGAGTACAATGTATAGTATGTTAGAAGAGTACAGGAAATGTACGAGggaagcagaacaatggtgaggtgtgacagaagaatttaagttagaggtgggactacatcagggatcagctctgagccccttattttttgcagtggtaatggataggctgacagatgaggttagacgggaatccccttggaccgtgatgtttgcagatgatattgtcatatgcagtgaaagatggaggcacgcactggaaaggagaggaatgaagattagccaaagtaaagcaatatatgtgcatgaatgtgaggggcgggggaggaagagtgaagctccagggagaaaagatagcgagggtggatgacttcaaacactTGGTCAACAATTACAGAGCaatgagtgtggtgaggaagtgaagaaacgggcccaagtggggtggaacaattggcggaaggtgtctggtgttctatgtgacagaagagtctccgctagaatgaagggcaaagtttacaaaacagtggtgaggccggccatgatgtacggattagagacggtggctctgaagaaacaacaggaagcagaactggaggtgacagaaatgaagatgttgaggttcttgctcggagtgaacaggttggataggattagaaatgagctcattagagggacagccaaggttggatgttttggagacaaggttagagagagcagacttcgttGGTTTGGatgtgttcagaggcgagagagtgagtatattggtagaaggatgctgaggatggagctcccaggcaaaagagcgagaggaagaccaaagagaaggtttatggatgtggtgagggaagacatgagggcagtgggcgttagagaatatgcacgaggtaggcttagatgggaaaaagatgacacgctgtggcgacccctagcgggacaagctgaaaggaaaagaagactatCGTATCTGTATAATGACATTGTAATATATTGCTCTATCTGTAGCTATACCAAAGAATGTTCTTTTGGCCCGTTTGGTTAGATGCTGtatagttttgctttttttttttttttttttggcaagggCTCTTGTGTTGGATGTGAGTGGTGCACTCCTTCCGTACCACGTGCGGAGGTTTGAGAGCACGGATGAACTCGCTGGTCTGCTGGTAGTCGGTGTGGGCCGAGAAGGAGATGTAGTCCACCGACATTTTCAACTGCAGCTTCTGTCCCGACATGGTGGTGATCTCCTCGGGCTCGGACATGATGTGCTGCGCGACAAACGGTCACATAAATGGAGTCTTCCTTGGTATCCTAATTTAGTGAGGTATGCTCGAAAGGTGCCAACCGACCTTGGCGAGTGTCCCCTCGACGCAGTACCCGGCGATGATGACGCCGTTCCTCTTGTCCGTGCACCAGCTTTCAAAGAGCTCCCTGGAGAGGCCGCTCTGCATCATGCCAGGGGACGCCATCACCACACTTGGGCCGATGTCGTCAAAGTGGTCCATGCTCTGGAATTTTCAAACGCCTGAGGTCGTTTTCCTCTCATTCCTCTTGCGAAAAGTATTGCGCACAGCAGTATTACGAGGCATAAAGCGGTATTGATGCACAAACCCACTACTACAGTACCATATAGTATATCCCCTTCACACATTAATTGTGTggtttatcttggtctcattgtTTTATGTAACAAAAACGTGGGATTTGAACAAAggtgtgtagacattttttttcttctaccttGAGGTTGCTGATGTGTTTGAAGACAAAGGGGTTGTTAATGTTGATGGCCTTGCGGATCTTGTCGTTCATGGCGTTGACGTACGTCTGGTACACGGCCATGCACTTCTTGGCCAAGGACGAGGCGTAGTAGATGGGGATGTCGTGGAGCTCCGGGTGGTTCTGCCAGTACTCGTCTGGAATCATTTGTtaagtgggggggtgggggttcgaGAAAGTGACATAAGATTGACAGCAGAGGCATTACATTGCATAATTTATTCTTGGCATACAAATTTTTAACGACAGTGGAACACAATTCTTTCCATGACGGCAGTTGGCTTCAAAGTTGTAATTTCTTAAACTGACTTTTACACGATGAAATAAGTCAATTTTATCTTGGCTCaaattccagaaatcaaaactttttttttttttttttaaacattcctgACTCTCTTACAAGGATCGTATATAGCTTTTCACCACTTTCGTATGAAAAGCAAATAAAGGAATGGGCAAACGTTGTGCTCAAGGCgcatatttaattaaaattaacGAGTCAGGAGAATCATAGATGTTAAAAAAACCTTGAATATAAAAGACAATTTTATTATAAAAAATTTACATTGCATGTTTTAAGAGAATTtagttaaatataaataaaataaaaatgttttattttaataatcttTTCATTATAATGAATCAGTTGAGTATTTAATACAATTCATTGCTAAAATATAATAgtaatatattttcaattttttttttttttttaaacagcaaaatTGCAGTAACAAATATAAGCAGGTTGGCAGTCGGGCTACCAAATAGTggaaacttttttctttttttttttttaaatctgcgaTATACACAGTAATGCGAAATAATAAAGGATCAGGgttgggaaagttcattttctgcACTCTCTAGTTCAAAGGTCAGCTCattgttccaaaaatgaagAATCGTTCATCATCCCAAATTCTGAACTCAGTTCCTTGGTCCCAAAACAAACTACTTCATAGTTTTTGCTGACAGGCTATTACCCTTTCAGGCTACGATCTCAAAAACAAGAGTGGAAAAACTAGCTTAAatgtttatctattttttttaaatgaggcatTAAAGCAGAAATGGGACCCTTTTCCTtcatgtgcaaacaaaaacgTACAACACAATATGACAGAAACGATGGTGAAAGGACATTAACTGCATTTCACTATATATTACATCAGAAACCGAAACTGCTATTGATTTGTCCCATTAGAATAAACTACGCTACATACAATTCGTCCATAGTGAAAGTGTTGAGAAGACCAGTGATGATAATCCCACACAATGTTTTACCCAGTATGAGCAGCAGTTCCTGGGCTCGCCCCAAAGCGAAAACGGGAATCAAACAGCGGCCCTCTCTGTTAACGATGTCGTGGACCGTGTTACAGAAGCGAGCCTCGCGCTCCTCTCGCTTCTCATGGATGTGCGTGCCGTATGTAGATTCCTGCACAAAACGATGAAACACACTTGatggaatgacaaaaaaaaaaatgtatgaaatctTCAAATTTGATGCATGTACAATGATTAAGATGTCCGGTTTGACGCTGGGAATCTCAGCGGCCATGAGGTGCCTGTCTTCCTGGCGTGAGAAGTCTCCTGTGTACAGCAGCTTTGTAAGGAACAgaataaatgcatttattaaCTAGAACAAATAACAGTAGTAGTCGTCATAGGTGGGCAGAGTCGCCAAAAATTATTCTAGAGTAAAAGAGCATAAAATGACTCgagcaaaagtaaaaagtggTTTTCCAAATATTGTAATTACTTCCAAGTACTGTGTGAAAATACTGCAGGGTAACTGGTGAGGAACTTCGTTTAAAACCAAGAGTGTTGGTTCCTCTTTTTCTGCCATGGCccgcgtgtatgtgtgtgtatgtatgtatgtatatatatatatatatataatatatatatatatatatatataaataactgtggttacttgaaaaaaaactttgttttggTGTGGGATTGGGGAAAATTTGTCTTAATCTCAGTAATATCTTCCATCAAACACTATTCCCCCTTTATTTTATTCCGCAGGTTCCACGGACAGAACTAAAGTGATATTCTAGAGTCGAATTAAAGCCGTTACCTTGACCCCGGCTATTTCAATCATAAACATGGCAGCCCCCAGTACGTGGCCGGCATGGTAGCACCAGAACTTGATCCCTGCCACTTCCTTGACCTCATGGAAGTTAATTGTCTCAATCTTATCCATGCTCTCCTCCAGGTCCGTTTCGGTGTATAGCATGTCGTCTGCAGATATGTTGCTAGAGGGTGGGGAACAAAACCCAAATTGCAGTATTGTATCACAATTTGAACACAATAAAAGGGTTTTATAGCTTACCTGACTTTGACGTAGTCTGACAGGAGCCAGCGGTATATGGCCTTGGTGGCATGGGTCATGAAGGTTCTGCCTTTGAAGGTGGTCTTCTGGAGGAACCAAGGCAGAGCCCCACAGTGATCAAGGTGGaaactggaaacaaatcaaatgtACTAATAAATCAAACATTGTATTCAGGCtgcacaatattttgtttgcgCATCGTCCTCATGATTACTGTGTGTGCAGGGTGTGCTGCGATGTTGGTGTACTGTAATATACAGTGAACAAGCTGTAATGTTAAACATGCCCAGCAGAGGGACCTGCTCAGACATGTTCAAAAGATTGCTGCATTTCTCATTTCACTTTTCGGAATGAAACTGGGAAGGTACGTGACAGGTGCATGAAGTGTGTTCAGGGCCGCTACGTAAAAGGGAGGGAATATTCTTTAATAATTGTACAAATCGATTACTGGCAAAATTATCATTCTTGTTAGAATGGATTAATTTAAACAATCACACTCtaatatgttttattttgttttgcaataCAAAAATAGATCAATTATTTTGGTATTACAGTAAAGCCAGAGCTGTTAAGAATGCAAAGTTATCAATGCCCTTTCACCAGAATTcttctgttttaatttttcatttaaaaaaaaaataaaaaaattaggaacaagtttttcctcatgtttttgagattgtaggctgaaagctgcagctggctACTTGTGTGCACTGAATGGAGGGCAACACTGGGAAAATGAAATGCCAGGTTTCTGAGGGCTATATGGTCTGGTTCGTTATTGGACTGGTGAACTTCAAAACGTTAATTAGGGAAGTAAAGAATTAAAAGACTTACTGGCTGATGAGCAGCAGGTCAATCTCAGCCGGGTCGATCAAGTCTATGTAGGGGAGCGCATCCATTCCCTCTAAGCCGGGGTGAATGCCACAGTCCAGCTGATGAACATAAATTAAAACCATGTGTAGCCCCCAAACACATCTATCTCTCCATTGGAGGCCCGAGTCCAGGAGTCACCAAGcattttgaggctgagggctacttcatcAGCAGCGATCATATGAAGGGCTACCTGACCTGTTAGGGGCAAGCTTCCAAAATAAAACTCCTTATACTttagaaatatataaatactttacattatatgacattgtttttaaaattttcatagtAAGAAAGTCAGATTAAAAAGTTAAAGCACAAATCACAATAATAATCGTAACAATTTGTAACCGgtgatatttttagaacatgcctcgcgggTGCCTTAAGTGGTCCTTGTCGGCAACCATGCGCCCGCGGGGCCATGTTGGTGACCACTGCTCAAATCAATAATTAGTTACCATAATCTTTCTTCCTTTGAACTCCAGTATAATACAAGACCTCCCAACCTCCTGCCCAGCACCCCTAAGAAAAagacaatcataataataaagtatGGATTACATGGAGATAcgataattttatatatatatattttttgcgtACAGCGGGCGAATATGAAGCTGGTCACTCTCCTCAGCCGGGACAGCCAACTCTATTTTGCGTTTTGAAGCCATAGCTACAGAATGGCACGGAGCAAAACCACAAATGTCACAATAAAATCATagcgcaatgttttgaaaatgaatgaggAGGCGGGCCCTTGCCAAATGGGACACTTCCGGTCATCTCTCAAAATACCGCCGATGAGAATCCAACGCAATAACAAACGTTCCGGTATAAAAATTCCGTTCTAAAATAAGAGGTATTTTTTTCGACAAATGATAACATAAATGCTTTAAAGTACAATAACCAAATAATATATCACGTATGTCGATTTAATTTCCCGAACTTGTGACACGAGTCTCATTTTGGCGGATTCACGGACTGCTGGTTGAGCACGTCCTCTTTAAGAAGCGTTGGGTGGAGGCTGCGAAACTACTGGAGAAGCTAAACAGAGTGAATAAAAGCCGACGAGCGCTCAGTTGATGTCAAGGAGACAACTAGTTCACCGAGTTATGTTAACGGTACACTGACGCGCAGACACACCGCAGAGGAATGAACGCGCtgggtttatttaaaaaacggCGACCTTTCGGGGGGAGTGAAAGTTAACCAACTTCAGCGTTGAGACGAAAGCGACGTTGAACGTGGGAGGTAAAATAATGAATGGTTTTGCGATGGGTACAATAATCGCGTTCCAACTTAAACGCTGCCCACAGCAACTTTACCCGTGCTGCAACGTGTTGTTTGAAAATAGCAATTCTACTGCAGCGAACGGCGATGCTGGAACAGATATGTAACTCGTCAATATTTCATGGCCCACCCAGGAGCGAATCAGCGGTGCAGTAAGATGACAGAACAAGAGAACAGACTTGCAAAATAATTATCTTTTTATGGTGCCTTTGGacttcatttctttattggatttcgaatgaatggaaattatatttatcacttccgcccccccccaaaaaaaaaaaaaaaaactaaagttctgtgtaatgtttttaaaataaaaataactctcACAGTATTAttctttggttaaaaaaaaatacaatcataaCATGATTAAATTGAAcgtaaataagtaaataatttGCAGTTGTTTCTAGTGTGCAATCTTTAGCCACCAGGGGGCTCGACAGTACAGAAAAACTAGTTACACCAAGTTCTGgtgatgaaacaaaaaacatctaacTAAGATGCAGTCAtcgctgttttttccccctgatgccttatttttgtattattatatacTCTGTATGCTACTGCTTTTGTTCTGATATATATTTAAACGTCGATGCTAGTCTAATGCTAATGAGGGGGCGAATGAGATGCTAATCTCATTAGCCCCTCTATGACTTTTTGggttgtgtgttagcattaagctagcagacacCTAAGAAAGTGAATGTGTTGTGGTTAAGTACACTAAGCGTTGCCTTTGTTTAATGTTTATATGCAGTTGGAAATGAATAAATTACCTATTTTTTTGGGAAGACTGTACActaaactgctgcttgttgtgaagttcaGTGACCCCATGAATGTAAATTTTCTTAAACTCAAAAGTTTTAAATCAGCTTTAAAtccaatcttaaaaaaaaaaaaaacgcaacaatgaaataataaaatgtttatggcaattcatcaaaacatttatcattgcttaaattataattttttaggCCCACAACCTTTTGATGTCTTacatatttctttctttcataaTTTCACCTTTCCTTTCATGGTGAGTTGCAATGCGACTCATCGTCATGAAACAATAGGCCATTTAAAAATGGTAATTAAAAGATGCCAGacttaaatatatattaaaaagaccattaaattaataaatgatcACTACATATGTTTAGTGAATTCATTATTTCTTTCAAATTGTAGtttaacttttaattttgatttttaacacAACGGTAAGTATTGTGTATGCTTTCAATTTATTTTGGTGCACAAAAAGTCAAAGTCATGCACTCATTCATACACTGTGGAATTTAATACACATTGGCAAACAAAATGAGGACTATTTTGAtatgtcaaatgtttcctggtgATGTTCAGGTTGGCGGTGCGCTGCGATGCAGTCGGCCGGGATGCAAATTTGAAAGATGTTCCGCAAGGTGAAAA
Proteins encoded in this window:
- the LOC133513443 gene encoding cleavage and polyadenylation specificity factor subunit 3 isoform X1 — translated: MASKRKIELAVPAEESDQLHIRPLGAGQEVGRSCIILEFKGRKIMLDCGIHPGLEGMDALPYIDLIDPAEIDLLLISHFHLDHCGALPWFLQKTTFKGRTFMTHATKAIYRWLLSDYVKVSNISADDMLYTETDLEESMDKIETINFHEVKEVAGIKFWCYHAGHVLGAAMFMIEIAGVKLLYTGDFSRQEDRHLMAAEIPSVKPDILIIVHASNLKISYIFFFVIPSSVFHRFVQESTYGTHIHEKREEREARFCNTVHDIVNREGRCLIPVFALGRAQELLLILDEYWQNHPELHDIPIYYASSLAKKCMAVYQTYVNAMNDKIRKAININNPFVFKHISNLKSMDHFDDIGPSVVMASPGMMQSGLSRELFESWCTDKRNGVIIAGYCVEGTLAKHIMSEPEEITTMSGQKLQLKMSVDYISFSAHTDYQQTSEFIRALKPPHVILVHGEQNEMGRLKAALIREYEDNDKVHIEVHNPRNTESVTLNFRGEKLAKVMGSLADQKCIQGQRVSGILVKKNFNYHILNPSDLSLYTELSMSTVKQTQAIPFTGPYSLLVCHLRNLTGDVEELDGTEKKTLRIFQSITLIHEIGMVVLEWLANPLNDMYADAVTTVVLEVQSNPKAQKVMETQSSILDMDVFQSRLEVMLQDMFGQDYVDIHDGQNISVTVDGKTVNVCLETRSVSYEDESTEDDSLRELVEQAVLRLFDALNPITSLAPSVTF
- the LOC133513443 gene encoding cleavage and polyadenylation specificity factor subunit 3 isoform X2 codes for the protein MASKRKIELAVPAEESDQLHIRPLGAGQEVGRSCIILEFKGRKIMLDCGIHPGLEGMDALPYIDLIDPAEIDLLLISHFHLDHCGALPWFLQKTTFKGRTFMTHATKAIYRWLLSDYVKVSNISADDMLYTETDLEESMDKIETINFHEVKEVAGIKFWCYHAGHVLGAAMFMIEIAGVKLLYTGDFSRQEDRHLMAAEIPSVKPDILIIESTYGTHIHEKREEREARFCNTVHDIVNREGRCLIPVFALGRAQELLLILDEYWQNHPELHDIPIYYASSLAKKCMAVYQTYVNAMNDKIRKAININNPFVFKHISNLKSMDHFDDIGPSVVMASPGMMQSGLSRELFESWCTDKRNGVIIAGYCVEGTLAKHIMSEPEEITTMSGQKLQLKMSVDYISFSAHTDYQQTSEFIRALKPPHVILVHGEQNEMGRLKAALIREYEDNDKVHIEVHNPRNTESVTLNFRGEKLAKVMGSLADQKCIQGQRVSGILVKKNFNYHILNPSDLSLYTELSMSTVKQTQAIPFTGPYSLLVCHLRNLTGDVEELDGTEKKTLRIFQSITLIHEIGMVVLEWLANPLNDMYADAVTTVVLEVQSNPKAQKVMETQSSILDMDVFQSRLEVMLQDMFGQDYVDIHDGQNISVTVDGKTVNVCLETRSVSYEDESTEDDSLRELVEQAVLRLFDALNPITSLAPSVTF